Proteins encoded in a region of the Ornithodoros turicata isolate Travis chromosome 3, ASM3712646v1, whole genome shotgun sequence genome:
- the LOC135389089 gene encoding uncharacterized protein LOC135389089, giving the protein MALQRSQGLRHESHDHPPIGTANVTKRIRGKMGCPSLLKMNLCGPWRPKRGVWPGQAGPRLKKSLSVKVSTCVLCAGSVLQHNVAQHRYMPTLPADSYQRHVRSTWTIAVVWYTDDACSMASHSDSAYCGTGDAENA; this is encoded by the exons ATGGCGCTTCAGCGAAGCCAGGGGCTGCGTCACGAGTCACATGATCACCCTCCCATCGGGACTGCGAACGTGACAAA ACGCATCAGGGGGAAGATGGGCTGCCCCAGTTTGCTAAAGATGAACCTCTGTG GTCCGTGGCGTCCAAAACGAGGCGTTTGGCCAGGCCAGGCCGGACCACGCCTAAAAAAAAGCTTATCAGTAAAAGTCAGCACATGTGTGTTGTGTGCAGGTTCCGTTCTACAGCATAATGTTGCACAGC ATAGGTACATGCCCACGTTGCCTGCGGACTCATATCAGCGGCATGTCCGTTCTACGTGGACTATAGCAGTGGTTTGGTACACTGATG ATGCTTGCAGTATGGCTTCGCACTCTGACTCAGCCTACTGTGGAACGGGTGATGCTGAAAACGcctga